The genomic region gagaaGAAGGTacccaaccgcactgcttcttgacacaatgcccacttaacccggaagcaccaatgtgtcggaggaaacaacaTACACCTAATGACCGTGCCAGCGTGCACTGCACcgggagtcgctagtgcgtgatgggacaaggacatccctgccggccaaaccatcACCTAACCCGAActacgctgggacaattgtgcgccaccccataggtctcccagtcactgccggCTGCGACAGAACCTGGACTCAAACACAGATCTCTAGGGCacagtgatgcagtgccttagaccactgcgccactcgggaggcccatgcTTATGGTATTTCACAGAAATCTTTTGTATGAATGTCTCAGGGGTGAAAGCTGTGTGAAACCCCAATGAATGCACAACCAAGGGTTCTGCACATACGATAGGGGACATTACtaaccactgggcacagacgtcagttcaacgtctagttgtGATTTATATTTGGTTAAAATGTCAATGTGAATTCAACATTTAATCAACAAGAAataaatgtcaccatgtcattggattaagTTTAAAAGTTGGGtgggaaaaaaataaaatgacTTCTTGCAAATCCAGTCAGTTTTCAACGTTGATTCACACAGTTCTTGCACAGTGGGTAGTGTTATCGGTTTAGAGTTTTGTACTTAGAGCTTTTAAAATATATCACTTACATCTGAAAAATGTGCCAAAGTGATTGAAAAAATGTGGAGCAGAATAGTCCGCGCTGGTTATGGAGCATAGAATGAATGATCAATTGATAGATAGCCTGTAACGTGTGATACAAGCATTGACATGTGTGAGGATGCTGCCAGTGTCAAGAACTAATATGGGTCAGCAGATGAAATGTCTGTTGATTTACAGACGGTAGGCCATGTCATGTCAGTGACTATCTCGTTGATGGAAAGGCTGGGGGAAGGGGTTGGAAAgtcccctctcctttccaacATTTCTCCAAATGCCTCTTCTCCTCGCTGCCGTTCCCACAGACAATGGCTGTGTCTGCAAACGTAATGCATCCTCCATCCATGTTTCCTCAATGACTCTCAAAGGAGCGCATTGGAGGAGTGGAtccaagtgtaacagtataactttagaccgtcccctcgcccatacccgggcgcgaaccagggacactctgcacacatcaacaacagtcacccacgaagcatcgttacccatcgctccacaaaagccgcggcccttgcagagtaaggggaaccactacttcaaggtctcagagcaagtgacgtcaccgattgaaaagcTACTTAGcgtgcaccgctaactaagctagccgtttcacatccgttacactcaccccccttttgaccttcctccttttccacagcaaccagtgatccgggtcacggcaccaatgtaacagtataactttagaacctcccctcgcccatacccgggcacgaaccaggaaccctctgcacacatcaacaacagtcacccacgaagcatcgttacccatcgctccacaaaagccgcggcccttgtagaacaaggggaaccactacttcaaggtctcagagcaagtgacgtcaccgattgagacgctatttagcgcgcaccgctaactaagctagccatttcacatccgttacacaaggTCCCTCCCTCAGACCTCGTCCTCCAATGAGCTTTGAGTGGAATCAAGGAAGGTGGAAACAAGGATTAGACAGATAGTATTCACACAGGTTGCACCCAAAATAGCACTCAAtcccctatagtgcactacttttgacaagggctccGGTCAGACTAGGGCTTGGCCAaaggtagtgcactgtataggaatAGGGTGTCACAGATGAGATGATCAGGTCCTTCTGCCTGCCACAAGCCCATCACAGAGCAAGAACTGAGGGTGACAGACAGTTGGAGAGTTCAGCAGGGGCCACTGCTCCCTTCACCACAGGAAGCAGTATGCTATCACATAGTGGATGGCAGTGTGCACTCCGCATTACAGCCCTGCCGGAAACAGGTGCCCAGGTCTCTATCTATTGTTCCTTCCCTCAACAACAGCCAGACCCAGAGAGCGGTTTGCGTCATTGTTGGCTCCTCTGCACAAGAAGTGAGTCATGGGGGTTTGAAGGGTGAGTTAATGGGAGGAAGGAAGTCTAGGGAGGAgatgtgtgtttttggttttgctatccttgtggggaccagtaGTCCTTGCACGGATAGTAAAACATTTTGCCGGTCGCCACAAGGAAAATAATTATTTTAGACTTCGGGCTTTACGGTTACaattaggttaggggttaggtttaggggtttaggattaggggtagggttaggctaAGGGTTCGGGAAAATAAGATTTttaaatgggaatcaattgtttgttccccacaaggatagtaaaacaaacgtcTGGGTATATGTGTGGATTTGGAAAGTCCTGCATCCCTAAATCCTAAATCACTCATTATTAGTATGGCGGGTAGAATGCTGAGTCCAAAATGATATTGAATATTTAGATTGCATCCATATCTTATGTCTGAATCTTTTCAGATAAATACAGTAGTACCATGTCGTTGTTTCCTTAACGGTGGTACAGGAACTTAGGCATACACAAGCCATCTCCAGGGGGTATGTTATTTAGTCCTCACACGTTCAACACATAGTACAACTTAAAAAGATACAACTCATTTGTAGTTAATGGCAATCAATTTCATTTAATTGGTATAAAACAGTCCTTGTCTTTGTCCAGCAAAAGAACACCATACAATTTCAGATATCAACATCATCTCTCATCCATTTTTTACAGTAGCATTATTTTGCTTTTATGCTCTGAGAGCCCATATTCCTTCATATACAAGAGACGGAAGTCCTGTGCCTGCTTGGACTCCGAAATAAAATTATAATTAATCACGGATGACAAGTTATAATcttacatttaaataaaaagCTTTAGAAGAACACAGCAGGGATGTAACGGGCAAATATCTGATCCAATATGGCACATCATTATACAAAAGCCCCAAgtatgtaaaaaataaacattagTTAAAAAGCTATTTAAAGCTGTCACAATCGGGGTAGTCTATTCACACGTTAGTGCTGAGGGCATCATGAACTTTGACCTATCTTTGTCTATATTGTTATGCAATGACATCTTTGTAGTATCCCTTCCAAATACTCAACGATCCCCAATGTGTCCCAGTCCCTAAAAATACCTGTGAGACTGGGAAATAAATCAAACTTTCTTTCACGTGCTCTATCCATTTCTACAGCTCCCAACCTCATAGCAATTTActacatcattctctctctctctctctctctctctctctctctctctctctctctctctctctctctctctctctctctctctctctctctctctctctctctctttctctttcttccattctctctctctctctctctcaaactgaTGGGCTACAAAAACATTCCATACTACTCCCAGTAACTCTTGACAAGATCCAGGTTATACTGACCTAACTCATATGTGCCTCACTGACAGCATGTAGAGGACAGGCATCAGCATGCTATCTACATATCAGCTCAGATCTCTGGCCCTGCTGTCTTTCCCCAAATCATATTAGAACATCATGGCTTGATTGGCTAATCACATACAGGACCCATGTACTTCCAACTATATGTTTAGGTGTTAtaatggggttaggggttaaagtCCGGGTTCAAAGGGAAGACATTTAACAGgcctgcaggatggactggtagGGGTCGGCCAGGACCTTGTAGTGGATCTTGTTGTTGGTGACGGCGCCGTGCTTCTGCCTCAGGTGGAGACGCAGCTGGCTCTTGTGGCGGACGTGCAGGTCACACTTCTCACACTGGGataagagggaggggaggggagagggcaaTGTCATGGCATCATAATGTTGTTGATGGTTGTAAACAGACAAATGATCTATTTCGTCATGGAACAACTGTTTGTATTGCAAGAGGTCAAACACAAGAGGTGTGCGGCGCGCCTTCGTGCATATGTGTATCTGTCTGCACACGaatgtgtgtgtcaaatcaaattgtattcgtcacatgcgcagaaataccacaggtgtagaccttaccaggAAATTCTTACTCTCAAGtcgttaaccaacaatgcagttcccTGTAAGGTGTGAGTGATGTACTCACAGTGTAAGGCTTCTCGCCCGTGTGAATACGCAGGTGGCTCTTCAGGGTCTGCAGGTGACGGAAGCGAGTGCCACAGGTGTGACAGGGAtagggcttctcccctgtgtgaatcaGAACATGGGCTCGCAGGTGGGCCACCTGTAGGTTAACACACGTGCACGGGTCAGCCAAATGAACATTGATAAATAACGTataacataacatggctataacATCAACCAACAACTTTGACTTCGACCTTACACTTtgttcctgcacacacacacacacacacacacacacacaccctctgttcAACACCTGTCCCTCATCTGTGGTGGGTCCTCACCTGAACGAATCGGGTCCCGCAGGTATCACAGTGGTAGGGCTTCTCTCCAGAGTGGATGCGGGAGTGAGTCTTCAAATTGGCGGGCCGGTTGAACTGGGCGCCACACACGTTGCAGCGGTACGGCTTGTCGCCGGCAGCAGGGGCTGGAAAAGAAGGAAAAGAGAAGTTCAATGAAACACACACATCAACTACCTATGGGGATAATCAACTGCAGTCATAATGCATAACTGTCCAAACTGCTGCAAACCCCCCGTTCGTTACTTTGATGATAAATGGCACTCAAACATCATGTCATGGAGGTTTGTATGTCAAATGACCACACCATCAGATGTCATTGGTTACCTGCCTTACCTGTGCAGACAGCCTTTATCACGCTCAGGTTGTCGGAGTAACGGAATGGCAAGCCGTAATTCTTGCGCTTGATTGGGTGTTGGCAGTGATGGGCAGCCTCTGGCTCCAATGGGCGGGGTGCCAGATAGCAAGGCGAGGCTGACAGGGAGGGGCAGAAAATATATACTAATACGTATCTCATATATATACATGTGACACGTATGTACATTGTAAGCATACAACACAAGTATGATCTCTCACTGTTTAGCCGGAGAAAATACGTGTTTTAGGTTGTAGTAACTGCTGTAGTACCTGTTCCTTCCTTGTGGGTGGGAGGCTCCATGGGGTGGTCCTCAGAGTGTGCTGACAGCCCTGTGAGGGGCACCAGAGGAGGGCTACGGCCAGGGACATCATAGCAGGAGACGTGCCTGGAAGACAGAACATAGTCATATTGTCCACATCAGTGCCAAGTTAGCCCATTTAAACTATCTCCTTGGAAAGTTTATTTGGTCAATATGACTTGTTGGTTTTAAAATACCAGTATTGCAAAATATTGACAACACACCTGTCATTTTGGCCAGATCCTTCCCCTGGCCATGCCTCTATAGTTGGCTTCAATGTCACCTCCATCCTATCAGAGGTGGGGGTGTGCCTAAGCTGCTGCTGGTCCTCCTCAGGCTCCTCCTCCTTCACCGTGGTTATGGCACAGAATGGATTGAGGACGATGTACTTGTACTTCTTCCAGTTGCACGCCTTAGGGTCAGGGCTGTTCTTGGGTTCACCCAGGTTACAGGTTTTGGACTCAGCAGGAGAGTTGGGCTGGCAGCTGGAGCGGGATGGGCTTTCTGGAGAGGGTGTGGGGAGAGGGGATTCAGGCTCCAACTTTAGTTCCTTTGACCTGGGCTTACGGGTCAGGAAAGTCCCTGGCTGCAGAGAGGCCCGGATGTCTCCAGGGACCCTGCAGGAGAAAAAAAGGAACTCATGTAATGAGCAAACTGAACATAGACAATGGCACATAGAGACAAACGCACACACATGCTACTGACAAAGAGATAAGcagacacatgtacacacacactctccctctctctctctctctctctcacctggctGAGTCAGGGCAAATATGGCCCTCAGCCTCCGCTGCGGGCTGTGAGGGGGTGGAGACAGCGAGAACAGACGGGCGGGGTCTTCCATTGATAGGGGGACTGGGAGGAACTCCCTCTGAGGGTGCCTCAAACACTGCAGACACCGTGGAGTCCAGCTCCACTTGAGGGCGagtccctctcatcctctcactgTGTGGGGAAACAAAAGGAACTGTCAGGTAACGCCAGTCAAAACCAATTAACAAGAGACCATAGGTAAAGGATTCTTTAACATAGTTTCGACCTGTAGGACAGATTTAGAAGCCTATTTAAAGCTTAAAACGTTTACAGCTAACTGCCTATTCAAGTCTACCCCAAAGTCTCTAGGTGACACGGTATTTCAGTCAATTTTCAGTAAACTTTCCCCATGGGTGATTTTAGTTTATCCTGTTAGCTAGCATCATCACTCTCTTACCTCCCACCCCCCAAGGCTCACCCATAGACGTATAGAAAAAAGGGGCTCACATGTGTAACATGAAAGCTCTGCAGGTGTCAGCCACGTGGTCCATCTGCAGGTAGGTGGCGACGGCGAGCACCCCGGGGACGGTGTGTGACGTGAGAGGCAGCCGGGAGGTGTACATGAAGTCCAGAAGCAGGGAGACGCTAGAGGGGT from Oncorhynchus kisutch isolate 150728-3 linkage group LG9, Okis_V2, whole genome shotgun sequence harbors:
- the LOC109896454 gene encoding B-cell CLL/lymphoma 6 member B protein isoform X1, coding for MYSLAGAFLNKMSKIQVVEGYQVGGRRAVVASDAAAAEGYVKEFTRHSNDVLLNLNELRHRNILTDATLMVGTAQLQAHCAVLIACSGFFYSLYCHRVSSPVQSGAGGQALTLSLPDSLDPSSVSLLLDFMYTSRLPLTSHTVPGVLAVATYLQMDHVADTCRAFMLHIERMRGTRPQVELDSTVSAVFEAPSEGVPPSPPINGRPRPSVLAVSTPSQPAAEAEGHICPDSARVPGDIRASLQPGTFLTRKPRSKELKLEPESPLPTPSPESPSRSSCQPNSPAESKTCNLGEPKNSPDPKACNWKKYKYIVLNPFCAITTVKEEEPEEDQQQLRHTPTSDRMEVTLKPTIEAWPGEGSGQNDRHVSCYDVPGRSPPLVPLTGLSAHSEDHPMEPPTHKEGTASPCYLAPRPLEPEAAHHCQHPIKRKNYGLPFRYSDNLSVIKAVCTGKAAPAAGDKPYRCNVCGAQFNRPANLKTHSRIHSGEKPYHCDTCGTRFVQVAHLRAHVLIHTGEKPYPCHTCGTRFRHLQTLKSHLRIHTGEKPYTCEKCDLHVRHKSQLRLHLRQKHGAVTNNKIHYKVLADPYQSILQAC
- the LOC109896454 gene encoding B-cell CLL/lymphoma 6 member B protein isoform X2, which codes for MYSLAGAFLNKMSKIQVVEGYQVGGRRAVVASDAAAAEGYVKEFTRHSNDVLLNLNELRHRNILTDATLMVGTAQLQAHCAVLIACSGFFYSLYCHRVSSPVQSGAGGQALTLSLPDSLDPSSVSLLLDFMYTSRLPLTSHTVPGVLAVATYLQMDHVADTCRAFMLHIERMRGTRPQVELDSTVSAVFEAPSEGVPPSPPINGRPRPSVLAVSTPSQPAAEAEGHICPDSARVPGDIRASLQPGTFLTRKPRSKELKLEPESPLPTPSPESPSRSSCQPNSPAESKTCNLGEPKNSPDPKACNWKKYKYIVLNPFCAITTVKEEEPEEDQQQLRHTPTSDRMEVTLKPTIEAWPGEGSGQNDRHVSCYDVPGRSPPLVPLTGLSAHSEDHPMEPPTHKEGTASPCYLAPRPLEPEAAHHCQHPIKRKNYGLPFRYSDNLSVIKAVCTAPAAGDKPYRCNVCGAQFNRPANLKTHSRIHSGEKPYHCDTCGTRFVQVAHLRAHVLIHTGEKPYPCHTCGTRFRHLQTLKSHLRIHTGEKPYTCEKCDLHVRHKSQLRLHLRQKHGAVTNNKIHYKVLADPYQSILQAC